Below is a genomic region from Actinomadura sp. NAK00032.
GATGCCGCCGGCGGTGTGCCGCACGATCGCGCCGACGGCGAGCGCGAACAGCCCCAGCATCGCCAGGTACAGGCCGCCGCCGATGACGGCGCGCAGCACGCCGTCGTCGCCGAGGGAGACCTCGATCTTGTCGCCGCTGATCGCCGCGCCGATGAAGAACGACCCGAACGACACCGCGATGCCGAGGACGAGCACGACCAGCGCGAACACCGTCGCCTTGGCCCACAGCATCGGCAGCCGCCGCGGCACCGCCAGCAGGCTGGCGCGGATCATGCCGGTGGAGTACTCGGAGGCGACCACCAGCACGCCGAGCACGCAGATGGCCAGCTGGCTGAGGAAGAACCCGCTGCCGAGGATGAAGCTGACCGGGTCGGCGGCGATCTGCGCCCGGTCGGTGGGGCTGGTGTTGTCCCACTGCGCGATGGTGAGGCCGACCAGCAGCGCGGTGAACCCGAGGTCGAGGACGACCAGCAGGATCAGCGACCACAGCGTGGACCGGACCGTGCGGATCTTCGTCCACTCGGCGACCAGCAGCCGCCCGAAGCCGGGCTTGGCGAACTCGTCCGGGCCGGGCCGGGGCGCGGCGGCGGTGGCGGTGGCGGGCTGGGTCATCGCGGCTCTCCCTCTGCGCCCGGGACGGCTCCGGGCGCGGCCTGCGGCGCGGGCCCGGCGCCCGGCAGCGCGCCGGGGACCCCGGGCAGGCCGGGCGCCGCGGGCGGGGCCTCGCCGGCGCCGTACTCGACGCTGTCGCGGGTCAGTTCCATGAAGGCCGCCTCCAGGGAGCCCCGGGTCGGGGTCAGCTCGTGCAGGACGATCCCCTCTGCGGCGGCGAGCTCTCCCACGCGGGGCGCCTCCATGTGGGTGACGGTGAGCAGGCCGTCGCCGCCCGGCTCGGTCTTGCCGCCCTCGGCGGCGACGACGCCCGCCAGGCGCTCGGCGTCGGGGCTGCGCACCACCACCGCCTTCTGGGTGCTGCGCTCGATGAACTCCTCGGTGGAGCAGTCGGCGATCAGCCGGCCGCGCCCGATGACGATGAGGTGCTCGGCGGTGACGGCCATCTCGTTCATGAGGTGGCTGGAGACGAACACCGTCCGGCCCTCGGCGGCGAGCCGCTGCATGAGGGTGCGGATCCACACGATGCCCTCGGGGTCGAGGCCGTTGACGGGCTCGTCCAGGATCAGCACGGACGGGTCGCCGAGCAGCGCGGCGGCGATGCCGAGCCGCTGCCCCATGCCGAGGGAGAACCCGCCGGCGCGCTTGCGGGCGGGCCCGGTGAGCCCGACGAGGTCGATGACCTCGTCGACGCGCCTTCTGCCGATGCCCTGCGTCTGTGCCAGGCACAGCAGGTGGTTGTAGGCGCTGCGGCCGGTGTGCACGGCCCGCGCCTCCAGCAGCGCGCCGACCACGCGCAGCGGCGCGTTCAGGTCGCGGTAGTGGCGGCCGTGGATGCGGGCGTCGCCGCGGTCGGGCCGGTCCAGCCCGAGCAGCAGCCGCATGGTGGTCGACTTGCCGGCCCCGTTGGGGCCGAGGAAGCCGGTCACCCGGCCGGGGACGACCGTGAAGGACAGGTCGTCCACGGCGGTCTTGTCGCCGTAGCGCTTGGTGAGGTTCTCCGCCTCGATCATTCACACGTCCCGGTCGGTTCGGCGGCGTTTTCCGTGATCACGGTCACATTAGCGCGTCGGGCGCGGGGCGCGGATCCTCCGGAGTGCGGAGCCGCCTCCGACCTTCGTAGGGGGCGGCGGCCGGGGTCCGGCCGCGCCCCGACCTTATTGACCGTTCGTCAATAGGTGCGGGAGGATGGCGGGCACGACCCGACCGCTCGGGAGGCACGCTTGCCCGCCACACCCCCGATCCCCGCGCCCGACCCGCCGGCCGAGCGGCTCGCCGACCGCGACGTGCTCCGCGCGCTCGCCGCCGAGCCCCTCGTCGGCCTCGCCGCCGGCCGCGCCCTGCTCATGCAGCTCGCCCACCCGGCCGTGGCCCGCGGCGTCGCCGAGCACAGCGACTTCGCCGACCGGCCCCTCGCCCGCCTGTTCGGCACCCTGGACTTCCTGCTCGTCACCACGTTCGGCACCCCCGACCAGGTCGGCCGGATCGCCGCGAAGGTCCGCGGCATCCACGGCGCCGTCCGCGGCGAGGGCTACTCCGGCAACGACCCCGGCCTGCAGCTGTGGGTCAACGCCACCCTCATCGACTCGGCCCTGTACGTCCACGAGACCCTCATGCGGCCCCGCGACGACGACGGCCTGCCCGAGGACTACTACCGGCAGGCGCGCGTCGTCGCCGAGGTCCTCGGCTGCCCCCTGGACGCCCAGCCCGCCGACCTGGCCGCGTTCCGCGCCTACATGGCCGACACCCTCGCCGCGCTGGAGGTCACCGACACCGCCCGCGAGGTCGCCGACGCCGTCCTGCGGCCCCGCAGGCTGCGCGTCCTGTTCCCCGCCCTGGCGGTGTTCCGGCTCGTCACCGCGGCCATGCTCCCCGAGCCGCTGCGCGCGCAGTACGGGCTGCCGTGGACGCCGGGCCGGCGCCGCGCCGCCGCGCTGCTGCTCGGCACCGCCTCCGCCGTGCACCGGGTCACGCCCGGCGTGCTGCGGCGCCCGCCGCGGCCGATCCTGGTCCGCCTCGCCACCCACCGCGTGAACCGGACCCTGTCCGCCCGCCGCGCCCGCCGCCGCGACGGCCGCCCCTGACCCTCCGGGCCGGGGGCCCGGTCAGGCCACGGACGAGTACGCCACGACACCGCGGCGCATCGCGTCCATCGCCCGCCGCGCGGTCTTGCGCAGGTGGCTGTTCTCCGGCGCCGCGTCGACGATCTGGCCGAGCAGGTCCAGCAGCTGCTTGACCGCGCGGACGAAGTCGCCCGCGGTCAGGTCGCTCTCCAGCAGCACCTCGTCCAGGTCGTCGCCCTTGGCCCACCGGTACGCCGTCCACGCGAACCCCAGATCGGGCTCCCGCAGGAACGACACCCGGTTGTCGCGCTCGACCGCGTCCAGCTCCCCCCACAGCCGCACCATCGCCGCGAGGGCGTCCTGCGCCGCGCCGCCCGGCGTGCGCGGCGGCGTCGCGTCGTCGGGCTGCCGCGACTCGTACACCAGCGCCGACACGCACGCGGCCAGCTCGGCGTGGCCGAGCCTGTCCCACAGCCCCTCGCGCAGGCTCTCGGCGGTCAGCAGGTCCAGCTCGTTGTAGATCCGGCCGAGGCGGCGGCCCGCGTCGGTGACCGCGTCGCCCTCGTCGAGGTACCCGAGCTGCTGCAGCACCGCGCACACCCGGTCGAACGTCCGCGCGATCACCTGCGAGCGGCCCTCCACCCGGCGCCGCAGCTGCTCGGTCTCCCGGTCCAGCCGGTGGTAGCGCTCCGCCCAGCGGGCGTGGTCCTCGCGCTTGTCGCAGCCGTGCACGGGGTGGCGGCGCAGCTCGGCGCGCAGCCGCGTCACCTCGGCGTCCTCGGCCGCGGCCGAGTCGCCCCGCGACCGCTTGCGCTCCCGCACGTCGTCGGGCACCCGGTTGCGCAGCGTCGACGCCAGGTCGCGGCGGTCCTGCGGGTTGCGGGGGCTGAACGACTTCGGGACCCGGATCCGGTCGACGGGCTCCACGGCGCGCGGGAAGTCCTGCACCGACAGCCGCTGCACCGACCGGTTCACCGTCAGCACCAGCGGCGCCGGGCCGTCCGAGCGGCGCCCCACGCCCGGGTCCAGGACGACGGCCAGCCCCGACCGCCGCCCCGACGGCACCAGGATCACATCGCCCGGCCGCAGCCGCTCCAGCGACCTGGCCGCCTCGGCGCGCCGCGCCGACGACCGCTCCCGCGACAGCTCCGCCTCCCGGTCCGACAGCCGCCGCCGCATCGCCGCGTACTCCATGAAGTCGCCCAGATGGCACTGCGCGGCCTCGGCGTACCCCTGCAGCGCCTCCTCGTTCTTGCGGACCTGCCGGGCCAGCCCGACCACGGCCCGGTCGGCCTGGAACTGCGCGAACGACTCCTCCAGCAGCGTCCGGGCCCGCTCGATCCCGACGGCGCCGACCAGGTTCACCGCCATGTTGTAGGACGGCCGGAAACTGGAGTTCAGCGGGTAGGTGCGAGTGCCGGCGAGCCCCGCCACCGACGCCGGCTCCACGTTCGGGCCCCACACCACCACGGCGTGGCCCTCCACGTCGATGCCGCGCCGCCCCGCCCGGCCCGTCAGCTGCGTGTACTCGCCGGGCGTCAGGTCGACGTGCGCCTCCCCGTTCCACTTGTCGAGCTTCTCGATCACCACGGTGCGGGCCGGCATGTTGATGCCGAGCGCCAGCGTCTCCGTCGCGAACACCGCCTTGATCAGCCCGCGGGTGAACAGCTCCTCGACGATCTCCTTGAACGTCGGCAGCATCCCGGCGTGGTGCGCGGCGACACCGCGCTCCAGCGCGTCCAGGAAGTCGCCGAACCCGAGGATCCGCAGGTCCTCCGGCGCGATGTCGGCGGTGCGCAGCTCGGCGTGCGCGCGGATCTCCTCCGCCTCCTCCTTGGAGGTCAGCCGGATCCCCGCGTGCAGGCACTGCAGCACCGCGGCGTCGCAGCCGGCGCGGGAGAAGATGAACGTGATCGCCGGGAGCAGCCCGGCGCGCTCCAGCCGCTCGATCACGTCGGGGCGGTGCGGGGGCCGGAACCGCTGCGGGCGCGGCGCCCGCCGCCGGCCCGTCCGCCGCCCCTGGTTGACCTTCGCGCGGCGGACCTCCTCCACCGCCATCCGCGTCAGCTGCGGGTTCAGCCGGGCCTGCCGGTCCCTGCCCTTGCCGGTGTCGGCGAACAGGTCGTACAGGCGGGACCCGACGAGCATGTGCTGGAACAGCGGGACGGGCCGGTGCTCGTCCACGATCACGGCGGTGTCGCCCCGCACCTCGTGCAGCCACTCGCCGAACTCCTCGGCGTTGGACACCGTCGCCGACAGCGCCACGATCCGCACCGAGTCCGGGACGTGGATGATCACCTCTTCCCAGACGGCGCCGCGGAACCGGTCGGCGAGGTAGTGCACCTCGTCCATCACCACGAACGCCAGCCCCGCCAGGGTCTGCGACCCCGCGTACAGCATGTTCCGCAGCACCTCGGTCGTCATCACGACGATCGGCGCCTCGCCGTTCACGCTGTTGTCGCCGGTCAGCAGCCCCACCTTCTCCGCCCCGTACCGGCGGACGAGGTCGGCGTACTTCTGGTTCGACAGCGCCTTGATCGGCGTGGTGTAGAAGCACTTGGTGCCGCCGGTCAGCGCCAGGTGGACGGCGAACTCCCCCACCACGGTCTTCCCGGATCCGGTGGGCGCGGCGACCAGGACGCCGCTGCCGTCCTCCAGCGCCTGGCACGCCTCCAGCTGGAACCGGTCCAGCTCGAAGTCGTACAGGGTGCGGAAGTCCAGCAGGGCCGGGCCGTGCCCCGCGGTGCGCCTGCGGTAGGCCGCGTAGCGCTGGGCCGGGGACTGCTCGGCCGACGTCGTGTCGGGGGTGGTCATACTTCGAGCCTACGGTTTCGACCGGCCCGATACCCAATCAGCGGGCCCGCTCGCCCTTCTCCAGCTCGGCGTCGATCGCCTCCAGGTCCAGCGGGGACGCCTCGTCGTCGGCCAGGCCCGCGTACGGATCGGGCCGGTTGGCGCGGCGGCGGTCGTTGACGAACGCCAGCAGCGCGGCGATCTCGAACAGCAGCACCGTCGGCAGCGCCAGCGCCAGCATCGTGAACGGGTCCGCGCTCGGCGTCGCGACCGCCGCGAACACGAAGATGCCGAACAGGATCATCCGCTGCGACCGGCGGATCCGCGACGAGCTCAGCACCCCGGCCAGGTTCAGCACCACCACGAACAGCGGGAGCTCGAACGTCAGCCCGAACACCAGCAGCATCGTCAGCACGTAGCCGAGGTAGCTGTCCACGGTGATCAGCGGCTTGACGTCGTCGGCGACGAACCCCAGGAAGATCGCCAGGCCCTTGTCGACCGTCAGGTACGCCAGGCCGGTCCCCACGAAGAACAGCGGGACCGCCGCGCCCAGGAACACATACGTCCAGCGGCGCTCGCGGTTGTACAGCCCCGGCGCGATGAACGCCCACAGCTGGTACAGCCACACGGGCGCGGAGATCACCGCGCCGATGATGCAGGAGATCTTCAGCTTCAGGAAGAACGAGGAGAAGATCCCGTTGACGAACAGGGAGCACTGGTCCTTGTCGACCACGTGGGACTGCGGCAGCGAGCAGTACGGCTGCTTCAGGAAGTCCCAGACCGGGTCGAACAGCAGCCAGCCGGCGATCGCGCCGACCACGAAGGCCAGGATCGCCTTGATCAACCGGTTGCGCAGCTCACGGAGGTGGTCCATGAGCGGCATGCGGCCGTCGGGGGCGGCGTCGCGCCTGTTCAGCTTCATCGCGGCCATTCAGGCTCTCAGGGGGCGGCGGGGCGGGATCGTCGCGGCGGGCCGTCAGCCCTGGCGGAGCCGGTCGGGGTCCGACACCGGCACGCCCTGGATCGGCTCACCCGAACCGAGCGCGCCGCGCGGGCGCTGCCCGCCCTCGGCCGCCGCCGCCTCCCGCTCCAGCCGCGCCGCCTCCTCGCGCAGCCGCGCCGCGCGCTCGCGCGCGTCCGCGTCACCCTGCGACTGGGACGTCGGCTGCGCCGCCGACGCCGGCGTGGCGGCCTGGTCGGCGGGCGCGTCCTCGTCCTCGCGCAGCCCCTTGGTCTCCGCCTTCAGGATCCGCGCGGACTTGCCCAGCGACCTCGCCAACTGCGGCAGCTTCGCCGAACCGAAGATCAGCACGACGACCAGCAGGATGATGATCAGTTCGGGAGTCCCGATGTTCGGCATGGCAATCCTCTTCAGCAGACGGCACTCACGCAGATCGTACGCCCTCCCCGGGCGTTTGTGACGACCGGGATTCGTCGAGGCGGGACAGTTCATCGCGCAGCGCCGACTGTTTCGGCTCCAGCCGCCGCCGCGTGCGCTCCAGTTCACGGCCGAAACGCCGCACGCCCAGCCACACCTTGAACGCGCACCAGGCGAGCACGGCCAGCCCGGCGAAGCCCAGCGACACCGACACCGCGACCCACATCACCCGGCGAGGCTACCCGATCCGCTACGCCAGGCCGTACCGGGACAGGGCCCGCGCCGCGTCCTCGCGCACCCCCGCGGCGACGGCCTCGGGCGCCACCACCCGGCCCTGGTCGCCGAGCCGCAGCGCCAGCCCCCGCACCCACCGCGCGTCCGGGGACCGCAGGACCACGCGCAGCCGCCCCTCGCCGAGCTCCTCCACGCTCTCGCACGGGTAGTAGTCCGCCACCCACCGGCCCCGCGGCGTCAGCTCCAGCGTCACCGCCGCGTCGTGCGGCGACGGGCGGAACAGGCCCGCGTCCACGTCGATCGGCTCCGCCTCGTCCGGCACCTCCGCGGGCACCTCCAGCACCGCCAGCCCGGCGATCCGGTCCAGCTTGAACAGCCGCACCGCCTCCGCCCGCCGGCACCACCCCTCCAGGTAGGTGTTGCCCTCCACCACCAGCAGCCGCATCGGGTCGACGTCCCGCTCGGTGTTCTCGTCCCGCGCCGGCACGTAGTACGTCAGGTGCA
It encodes:
- a CDS encoding oxygenase MpaB family protein, with translation MPATPPIPAPDPPAERLADRDVLRALAAEPLVGLAAGRALLMQLAHPAVARGVAEHSDFADRPLARLFGTLDFLLVTTFGTPDQVGRIAAKVRGIHGAVRGEGYSGNDPGLQLWVNATLIDSALYVHETLMRPRDDDGLPEDYYRQARVVAEVLGCPLDAQPADLAAFRAYMADTLAALEVTDTAREVADAVLRPRRLRVLFPALAVFRLVTAAMLPEPLRAQYGLPWTPGRRRAAALLLGTASAVHRVTPGVLRRPPRPILVRLATHRVNRTLSARRARRRDGRP
- the tatC gene encoding twin-arginine translocase subunit TatC: MKLNRRDAAPDGRMPLMDHLRELRNRLIKAILAFVVGAIAGWLLFDPVWDFLKQPYCSLPQSHVVDKDQCSLFVNGIFSSFFLKLKISCIIGAVISAPVWLYQLWAFIAPGLYNRERRWTYVFLGAAVPLFFVGTGLAYLTVDKGLAIFLGFVADDVKPLITVDSYLGYVLTMLLVFGLTFELPLFVVVLNLAGVLSSSRIRRSQRMILFGIFVFAAVATPSADPFTMLALALPTVLLFEIAALLAFVNDRRRANRPDPYAGLADDEASPLDLEAIDAELEKGERAR
- a CDS encoding ABC transporter ATP-binding protein; amino-acid sequence: MIEAENLTKRYGDKTAVDDLSFTVVPGRVTGFLGPNGAGKSTTMRLLLGLDRPDRGDARIHGRHYRDLNAPLRVVGALLEARAVHTGRSAYNHLLCLAQTQGIGRRRVDEVIDLVGLTGPARKRAGGFSLGMGQRLGIAAALLGDPSVLILDEPVNGLDPEGIVWIRTLMQRLAAEGRTVFVSSHLMNEMAVTAEHLIVIGRGRLIADCSTEEFIERSTQKAVVVRSPDAERLAGVVAAEGGKTEPGGDGLLTVTHMEAPRVGELAAAEGIVLHELTPTRGSLEAAFMELTRDSVEYGAGEAPPAAPGLPGVPGALPGAGPAPQAAPGAVPGAEGEPR
- a CDS encoding RNA helicase, with translation MTTPDTTSAEQSPAQRYAAYRRRTAGHGPALLDFRTLYDFELDRFQLEACQALEDGSGVLVAAPTGSGKTVVGEFAVHLALTGGTKCFYTTPIKALSNQKYADLVRRYGAEKVGLLTGDNSVNGEAPIVVMTTEVLRNMLYAGSQTLAGLAFVVMDEVHYLADRFRGAVWEEVIIHVPDSVRIVALSATVSNAEEFGEWLHEVRGDTAVIVDEHRPVPLFQHMLVGSRLYDLFADTGKGRDRQARLNPQLTRMAVEEVRRAKVNQGRRTGRRRAPRPQRFRPPHRPDVIERLERAGLLPAITFIFSRAGCDAAVLQCLHAGIRLTSKEEAEEIRAHAELRTADIAPEDLRILGFGDFLDALERGVAAHHAGMLPTFKEIVEELFTRGLIKAVFATETLALGINMPARTVVIEKLDKWNGEAHVDLTPGEYTQLTGRAGRRGIDVEGHAVVVWGPNVEPASVAGLAGTRTYPLNSSFRPSYNMAVNLVGAVGIERARTLLEESFAQFQADRAVVGLARQVRKNEEALQGYAEAAQCHLGDFMEYAAMRRRLSDREAELSRERSSARRAEAARSLERLRPGDVILVPSGRRSGLAVVLDPGVGRRSDGPAPLVLTVNRSVQRLSVQDFPRAVEPVDRIRVPKSFSPRNPQDRRDLASTLRNRVPDDVRERKRSRGDSAAAEDAEVTRLRAELRRHPVHGCDKREDHARWAERYHRLDRETEQLRRRVEGRSQVIARTFDRVCAVLQQLGYLDEGDAVTDAGRRLGRIYNELDLLTAESLREGLWDRLGHAELAACVSALVYESRQPDDATPPRTPGGAAQDALAAMVRLWGELDAVERDNRVSFLREPDLGFAWTAYRWAKGDDLDEVLLESDLTAGDFVRAVKQLLDLLGQIVDAAPENSHLRKTARRAMDAMRRGVVAYSSVA
- a CDS encoding ABC transporter permease yields the protein MTQPATATAAAPRPGPDEFAKPGFGRLLVAEWTKIRTVRSTLWSLILLVVLDLGFTALLVGLTIAQWDNTSPTDRAQIAADPVSFILGSGFFLSQLAICVLGVLVVASEYSTGMIRASLLAVPRRLPMLWAKATVFALVVLVLGIAVSFGSFFIGAAISGDKIEVSLGDDGVLRAVIGGGLYLAMLGLFALAVGAIVRHTAGGITGVIGFVLVLAPLAMLLPGSVGDHIHAYLPSEAGALIAKAHQGPDDILSPWQGYGVFALWTVALLAVAAYLLKRRDA
- the tatA gene encoding Sec-independent protein translocase subunit TatA, producing MPNIGTPELIIILLVVVLIFGSAKLPQLARSLGKSARILKAETKGLREDEDAPADQAATPASAAQPTSQSQGDADARERAARLREEAARLEREAAAAEGGQRPRGALGSGEPIQGVPVSDPDRLRQG